ATATGGGTAACGATGAGCACGGCAACCTGTTTGTCGCATCAGAAATGAAAGCGCTGGTGCCTGCCTGCCGTTCGATCAAAGAGTTCCCGCCGGGAAGCTACCTCTCCAGCACCGATGGCGTGATCCGTCGTTACTGGCAGCGTGACTGGATGGAATACAAAAACGTTGAGCACAACACCACCGACGCTGCTGGCCTGAAACACGCGCTGGAAGAGTCGGTGAAAAGCCACCTGATGTCCGATGTGCCTTACGGTGTGCTGCTGTCAGGCGGTCTGGACTCCTCCATCATTTCCGCTGTGACCAAGCGTTTCGCGGCGAAGCGGGTTGAAGATCAGGATAAAAGTGATGCCTGGTGGCCACAGCTGCACTCTTTCGCTGTAGGACTGGAAGGTTCACCCGACTTAAAAGCGGCGAAAACCGTGGCGGAACATCTGGGCACCGTGCACCACGAAATTCATTTCACCGTGCAGGAAGGACTGGATGCGATTCGCGATGTGATTTATCACATTGAAACCTATGATGTCACCACTATTCGCGCCTCTACGCCGATGTACTTAATGTCGCGTAAAATCAAAGCGATGGGTATTAAGATGGTGCTGTCGGGCGAAGGCGCAGATGAAGTATTTGGCGGCTATCTCTATTTCCATAAAGCGCCAGACGCTAAAGAGTTCCACGAAGAAAACGTGCGTAAACTGCAGGCACTGCATATGTTCGACTGCGCCCGCGCCAACAAGGCGATGTCCGCCTGGGGCGTTGAAGCCCGCGTACCGTTCCTGGACAAAAAATTCCTGGATGTGGCGATGCGTATCAACCCGGCCGACAAAATGTGTGGCAGCAACGGTAAAATGGAGAAGCACATTCTGCGTGAATGTTTCTCCTCTTACCTGCCGGAGAGTGTGGCGTGGCGTCAGAAAGAGCAGTTCTCGGATGGCGTGGGTTACAGCTGGATCGACTCACTGAAAGAAGTTGCGGCGAAGCAAATCAGCGATCAGCAGCTGGCCACCGCCCACTTCCGCTTCCCGTTCAACACGCCGGGGTCGAAAGAAGCTTATCTCTATCGTGAGATCTTCGAAGAGCTGTTCCCGTTAGCGAGCGCGGCAGAGTGTGTGCCTGGCGGTCCGTCGGTCGCCTGTTCTTCTGCCAAAGCGATTGAGTGGGATGAAGCGTTTAAAAACATGGACGATCCTTCCGGACGTGCCGTGGGTGTGCATCAGTCAGCCTATAAATAAGCTGACAGAGCGCCACCAGAATGGGCCCGCTGTGGCCCATTTTTTTCACGATTAGCCTTGTATTCACTGAAAAATTGCCGAATAAACCGCCAGGCTGGTTATAAGCCAGTCAAACAGCAATTATCTGGCAAAAAACGGTAAAAAACTTGTTGACGCTGTCTGG
This genomic window from Pantoea sp. Lij88 contains:
- the asnB gene encoding asparagine synthase B — translated: MCSIFGVLDLKTDPVELRKKALECSRLMRHRGPDWSGVYADDHAILAHERLSIVDVNNGAQPLYNADRTHVLAVNGEIYNHQALRAELSDRYEFQTGSDCEVILALYQEKGVDFLDELEGMFAFILYDTVKKTYLIGRDHIGIIPLYMGNDEHGNLFVASEMKALVPACRSIKEFPPGSYLSSTDGVIRRYWQRDWMEYKNVEHNTTDAAGLKHALEESVKSHLMSDVPYGVLLSGGLDSSIISAVTKRFAAKRVEDQDKSDAWWPQLHSFAVGLEGSPDLKAAKTVAEHLGTVHHEIHFTVQEGLDAIRDVIYHIETYDVTTIRASTPMYLMSRKIKAMGIKMVLSGEGADEVFGGYLYFHKAPDAKEFHEENVRKLQALHMFDCARANKAMSAWGVEARVPFLDKKFLDVAMRINPADKMCGSNGKMEKHILRECFSSYLPESVAWRQKEQFSDGVGYSWIDSLKEVAAKQISDQQLATAHFRFPFNTPGSKEAYLYREIFEELFPLASAAECVPGGPSVACSSAKAIEWDEAFKNMDDPSGRAVGVHQSAYK